A window of Seriola aureovittata isolate HTS-2021-v1 ecotype China chromosome 17, ASM2101889v1, whole genome shotgun sequence genomic DNA:
cgtgtttttatcttttatagcGTTGCGTGGCTGATTAGCTACCTTAGCATGCTTTGCTAACTAACTTCCTGCAGTACTCTAGCATTACTTCCAAAAGCAACGACTGTGCCATTCGTTAACTATTTTGCTGGGTGTCAGGTTACGTTAGAAAAACACCAAATTAGAAATGATAAAGAACGCACAGCCCCCGGTCAGATAATAGCACTTAGCACTTGCATATGTGAAGCCTAGTGTTTGAAAAGTCTGCTCTGTCATGTGAATGGGTTCTTAGAGAGATGACCTGATGATCAGCTGATCTTGAATTGTTTAATTATGTCCTGTTCCCTTTTCTCACTGTAGCTGATGGATGCCACGCTGTGCGACACCGTCGGCACTCAGatcatcaacaacaaaagaaacaaaggtgGCAGCACCGTTTCCACGCTGCCTTGTCCTTTGGCTAAAATTGCAGCGAAACCACAGCTTCCACAGCCCCCCACCATCATCCGCCCCAACGGTGACTTTACTGTGACTGGTGCTTTGGAGTCAGTAGGTCAGGGAGCCGCCACCAGTCAAATCATCAGTAGCACTTCTACCATGAGCTCAGTGACTACAGCGACCGTTAGCCCAACAAATACCCCAGAGGTCAAGCCCCTGATCGTCCTCAACGGTGACATTGTTACCACCAGTATTCATCCAGCCACCATTGTGCCATCTCCGTCTTTTATCTCTTCACCTTGTTTTACAGAAACAGCCTCCACGTCTCCTTCCCTTGGCGCGACCAGTCACACAGACCTCAACACATCACGCTACGGAAGCCGCAAAGCTCCTTCCTTCTCATCAGGTGTCATCCCTTTTCGTCTTAGTGCGGCGCCAGTTAGCAACACTCAGAAAATCCTcggcctctcctcctctttctccccgACGTCCTCCTGTCTCACTTCTTCCGCTGCCACCTCGTTATCAGCAAAGACAATTTCAGGAACTGAAGGCCCGAACCAGAAAGGAAGCGAGGAGCAGAGCAGCGCTGTTTTGCTCCAGGAGATTCTGAAGCGTCAGGAGGAGCAGGCCTACCTGGATCGAGTCGCTCGCCGCAGGGTGGAAGCCAGAGAGAAGAGGCGCGAGAGGAGGGAGGTGCGGATGGCAGAGTCCCTCGGCAGGATAGCCACAGCcctggagctgctctcctccAAACAGGACACAGTCATTGCCCTCCTGCAGAGACTGGCTGACCGGAAGTGATGTCAGGTGAAAGGCTGGAAGGCAGCGGCTCTTTAACTTTTTTCCCATCCTGAGATCATGATTATGAAAAAGGTCTGACACTCAAACAATCATAATGGAAATACAATCATACGAACTGCTCACTTTTCTGAATGAAGGATAAGTGAAAtggtgtgttgttttcaacACGCTTTACGTTTAAGTGCATCAGAGTTGCTGCACTCACATCCAATAAAAAGATTCTCCTCAAATGCTCAGTTAATATGATTTTGTCTGGGTGAGCTACACTGGAAAGATTTTTATTGTTagaaacaaagtaaaagaacaaaataaaatgaatgagatctccatttcttttattaaaagAAGACTGAAATTGTTTTACCTTCTGCTTGGGGCAAAACTTTAAGAAACTTAATTAGGAATTGTTACCATGTTTACCAATTATTTCTGTATGGTATATTATTTAGaacatttcataataaaatgagtagtggaagaaaaaaatactcatATCCTTTAGTAAAAGTACCAGTACCATTATCAGCGAAAGTACATCAAGTATcagaagtaaaagtacctcTTCAGAAAAATGGCCCCTGTGAACGATGTGAAGTCCTGGACTTATTGCCGTTGTTGTCCCTGGTGTTTTCACACTCCGTCAACTTTTGTACAAGATAGAGACACAATGTCAGACATTaagaaatatcacaaaataagCGCAAACATAGACGACTGAATCTCAAGAACAGACTATAGAACAACTTTATTCCATTCCAAGAATACAGAGAGTAATCCTCGCCCACCTCAGTCTTGAATCTGTGAAGATTTAAATTTGCTGCACTGCCTCTGGTATTGTGAGTGAGTTCCTCCCACCTtcttaaaataatgtaaaaagcTAGGAGCACACCTGTCCATTAAACTAACTGGGAGCCAGTTAAGTTGTAATAACTGACACCTGCTGACATGACTCCATGGCTCAAGCCTGATGAAGTTGAAATacttaaaatggaaatactcaggTACAGTACTCAAACCTGAAACTTGTACCTAAATGCAGTGATTGAGTAAATGTCGACGAGAAACTGAACCCACTGTGGAGCTCTCTAATAGGACATCTTCTAAACCAAACATATCGGCCACTAGAGGGGGCTTTTTATCTACTTTTATCCACTTGGTTGTTGGTCGGCTGAAGTTTTCACACATCTTCAATAACCATAGGTGTAAATAGTTTCCCTGTCATTTGTCACAATGCATCAACAACTCAAAGGCTGTTTCATGATCAAAGTTTGATATACATGTATGAATTCACTGCAGTGAAAGAGCCACAGTCTGTACACAGACGATGATTAGACTCAGTATGTAGTTACAGTATGTAGCTTTCATTTGGTTCACATCAGTTCACAGCCAATGCAAAAGAAtgcattcattttctccatcaaAGCACTTTAAATCATAgctatttaaagtaaaagttttacTGTTCAATACTTTTATTCCACTAATCATCTTCTAGGAAAAAGATTTAGACCATTGAACCTGTGAAACTTGAACTACAGGATCAGTGTCCTGCCCTTGTGACATTCACTGctcacactttcactttcagtctcCTGGTTATAATGTGTGTTTCTCAACAGctacacagcagcaggaagagggcTGAGGAgagaaccaatcagagcaacGAAACTTCACAAAGACCTTAGAAAAACTTTATACtttagaaaaacactgacactatATTTAGCAGCTTTAGTGATAACACATCAGCTTCATCTGCTTCTGCCGTGACCCCTGACAGCATGCCTGGTCCAGAACAAAAGGATGGGGAAGAAGGTAAGTGTGAAAATGAACTTTAATCCCTCTTATATTTATATAAGTTCATTATATTTATCATCTCCTACAATTATCTGTTATTTTGGTTAAGCTTTTAGCTGCCCATTCAGAGAAAAACCTTCTGGGAATACTGAACACAATAACTTATATATTCTGAAATTAAACTGTTGCGTCGGTTTAAAATCTGCTGATCTTTCATGGGACAACTGTAGCCACCAACCACTTATTTAACCTAATCGCAGGAGTTATTTTTGGATGAGGAAGAAAGCTAAAGGCAATGTCACAGGAATTCTTGTCATACAGGTTGAACAACTGCAGCCAGGTCAGAAACAAGAAGCGTGGTTTAACTGGggagtgtttttgtttccaagACTAAAGCTCTGAAGTTAAAGGAAGTAAAAGacattcattgatttatttatttatctaaagaTCAGGTACCTTAGATTCATGTCTTGCTTTTGTCTCAGTTATAGTCACACCTGGTGGTATTACTCTTCTGCTTTCCTTTGCATATGTAAGATGAGATTTGGAGTATAAACATCTTAATATGGCAAAGTAAAGTATTGTTAATTCTACATAATAACCTTTAGAAACACATACTTCACAGTCCCATAGATATAAACCATTAGGACTCCTCTGTAAGTAGGTCAACACTGGATCTTAGAGTCAATAGTTTttgttaataattaatatatgttgtctttgtaattttttacatACTAAGTATTTGAATTTCACACAAGAATTACTGAAGATTTTTAACATTCATGGGTcaattttaacacatttttaaacgagcccacaggtcgtttgtgcagcagcttattatgacccatagttacgttttgtaGTTAGTGGTCGCAGAAATTACGACAGGACCAACGGCAAAAGcgcggtgacgtagtataaacGAGACAAAATCCATGGTAGGAGGTGGATGTTGTCGATgaatgggtcaacaaaacacaggaaaatgacTCAGGATAtcggtgttcgattcccatgtgaggCCAGATTTTTACATcgtttctattatccatgaccgttcgttgttattattgtaaccatgacaacaaagattacTGAagttgaggaagtacttattttaacccacaTCATGATCTTTTCCCAAACCCTAACCGAGTAGTTttagtgcctaaacctaaccaagccagGACCGTTACCATAGTAACCACAGAAACGTTCCGTACGTCGCTCTCTGTATAGTCGCGTGTTTATcttggtaaccatgacaaccgaggtccagTAAGCCTGCCGCCGaaggggcgctatttcaggagacactcctatgggtcgtatgAGAGCATTGAAAAAacgacctatatggttgtttagattggaggacttgttgggaGAAATACAAAACCAAGAGAATGTTTCACATATGAAAAAACATACCAACATGGAAGTTTAAAATTATGAATAGTTTGTCATCAATCATTATAGGTTCATTTAAGGTATACCCATCATCAAATTATTAGAGTAAGAAATATTACAGTAAGATATTACTCTTTGTGTCTTAGAGTTCAGACTTTAGTGAAAACTTACACTTTTAAGGAAAAACTGGAACGTGAcatgctgaaatattttcatcacaacaataagcctgtgtatattctcatttgtccaggtcatagtatcctaaaggagtttttaaatcgaaaacaactggactaggttatttgtctgtgaagacgtttcacctctcatccaagaggcttcatcagttcgtgtacgcatctgaccaggctaggactggtccgAGGACTGGTCCGAGCCATCTATgttaaaatagagaaaccatccctcaacaggggaggaggtctcagacaccacctatctccaatttacaatgctgccctttcatcccttcccaggagactcaacaatctagcctccaagaataacaactgttcacaagtgacatgtgactccaacgactgtcgttataacacaatagagcactaacgaagtcgaaaccaattttccaccaacgacagtcatgcaaacgactgtcgttgacacttggagcacaaaagggaaccagtgacatcatcatccttgtgaacgcccacaagaggttaaatacctgggtctccacaccagaaagtaggaccagtcctagcctggtcagattcgtacacgaactgatgaagcctcttggatgagaggtgaaacgtcttcacagacaaataacctagtccagttgttttcgatttaaaaactCCGTCATcacaacaatggaaaaaaaaaaacagaccagcCAGGTCATTTAGAAAAACCTACCATATACGACTTTCAAAGGGTTAAAACACCAAGTTATAGGATATACTCCACCATATACTGCACTGGGCACCACATTCAGTGTATTGACCTGTACTGTATACTACCAACAGCAACAAATGTTGAACAGTATTTAAGAACAAAAACTAATGTGAAATGAATGATTTGTTGGATTGACAGAGGTAAAGCCCCGGAGGATCATGCTTCTTGGGAAGAGTGGAGCAGGCAAGAGCTCGAGCGGGAACACGATCCTCGGTAAACAGGCGTTTAAATCAGACATGAAGCTGACGAGAGTCACTCGACATTGTGAAAAGGGTGATGTGGAAGTTGAGGAAGTGCCTGTTACTGTGATCGACACACCAGGGCTTTTTGAGAAAGATGGTGACCAGAAGGAAATAACTGGAAAGATTCTGCAGTCTGTCAGATTCCTTGAACCAGGACCTCACGCCTTCGTATATGTAGTCCCATTAGGAAGGCTGACTCAGGAAGATCAAAATACCATCTCTCTGATCCAAACAATGTTTGGCCCGAGAGTGTGGGACTACACCATTGTGCTGTTCACCCACGGGGATCGTCTGCaaggaaaaacaataaatgacatcatcaccgAGAGTGATGACAACCTCCGCAACTTCATACGTAAGTGTAGTGGCGGCTTCCATgtcttcaacaacaaaaacccaGAGGACCTGGACCAGGTGACCGGCTTCATGGCAAAGATCCAGACCCTGGTCGCCCTGAATGGAGGgaaacattacaacaaaaagCTGTATCCCACAaaagagaggaacatcagggaaagacaggagagaatcctgaaggagaaagaaaaggaaatcacCAACACGgagaagcagctggagcagcatTACAAgggggaggagctggaggaaatgaggaaggatctgtggagaaaagaggaggcagcagcaagACTGGCTGCAGAGAAGCAGGGCATATACGTGGTCCTGTCACTGTTAGTGCTAGCAGTGGTTGTGCTGATCACTGGTTTAGCTGTTTGTTCGGAAGCAGCTGTGGGGCTGATTGTGGTAATAATCACTTGGATTTTCTTTAAGGGTTTTccaacatttttcagaaaaatacCTAGCTTTCGAAGTATACTGAATAAGATCTCTTAGCTTTCTTGTTCCTCTGTGAATAAGGGGGGTTGGGTGAACAATTGAGGAGGGGGGTGAGGTGGAGGGTTCAGGGTCACATACTGTGTACAGGTCAGAACCAGTGGTAGATGATAGTTTGACAGTTATCAGGGGAAACTGTATCTGTCGGTTCTAGACCTCATTTGACTTTTCTCTGACCTGATGTATAATCTGAAATCgatctgttttcctgtttgactTGTTATAAATGATTGATCAATGCTTTTAATCTGCTGATGAACGCTTTCATTCTGTTTCCTCATGCTCCATTACAGCTGTTCGTTTGTCACAACATAATACGAGACATCTAATGTGatatttcatcttttcctctcattGTATTCTAATAGATTAGAGATTGAGCCATGTGATGCTTTactctttcttttattacagTTTAAATTGGTTTGAAGTCTGGCCTCTAACTAATTTAATCTCCTTATAATTGATTGCTCATTTATTAATGGTTGACCACTGATTACTCTAGACAATAACTGATCAACTGATTGTTGATTAGTCGGTATTTTGACTTTCTCTCACAGTTTGACAAATGTTTTGGCATTTGTTCCACACATATATTCATGTTTCTGATATCCGTTGGAAATAAATGCTAATTCTCTAATTGTGAttgttttgcctgttttttgGTTGGTCAGCTGaagctcctcctcatccagtcATGTTGTGGGCGTGTCTGCTGCTCAGAgtttcacattcatttcctgtgttAAGGGGCAGCAGAGGTAAGTCACTGAGTTTATCTGTTGTTATTCTGCTGATTGCTGAACAGATGTTAAGTCAATTTTGTGGTTTCATGCAGTTTTGTGAAACAATTCTACATGATCATAATAAACACGCATAAACCTGCGCAGGTCTGCAGCAGCCGGGGATGGATTTGTTGCCGTTGCGTAACGTCATGGATAAAACTGCAGCGTACTGTGAACAATAGAGCCTACATAAGAAATACTGACTCTATTATTCTACTTTCCCGATCAGACGTGGCGTCCAGGAGAAGTTCCCCTCGTTTGCAATAATgtctgcagtctctctctctgttcgcTGCGTGTTAAATAATCCACATTATGAAACACGCTATGATCGGATTGTTTGTCATTAAATCTTCATTAGTCAAAGTCACAACCGCGGATTCGTCATTAGAGATTAAAAGGAACAACTTGAGGAGAGGAGTGAAGTAAATTGTGGCGGGTTTaatctcctctcttcttctttcctggCTCGTCGGTGAAAAGCCTCTGACCGGTTCCGTTTCCGCCTCATTTACCGTCAACACACAGCGACTGACCCACCGCGAGtttctggttttaaaaaaatgtctctttcttTACGAAGCTTCCTTTAGAAATTACAAGATTCCCGCGGTTTTAATTTGTCTCAAAGCTGTCgaacttaaaaacaaagaaaataccAAGAAGTAAGATGCGACCAATGTCTGGAATATGGATTTAACACTTGGGACTGTAATTTATTAAGTGGAAAAGAAGGTGGAGAGTTACATGGTGTAGAACAGGAATATCGCATTttacacagataaacacagtctaacacacatttacatttaagtgagtgtgtgtgtgagatgtgttgATTACAGATGGAGAGATGGTGTCACTAATGATGAATTGGGTACAAACATCTGTGTACTAAAAcgacaacaacaataataatattattaataataataatgataatagtaaaTTATATAGCAAATGACTGTGTTTTATGAACTACATGCACACCGTCCCACCGGGAGGACAGGTTTGGAAATTACAAACAAGTTTGCAAGGGATGGCTGAagtacaacaaaaacaaaaacaaaagaaaaaacaaaaaacaattgtaagaaaaaaggtaaaaacaaaaaaagtggtCTTGGAGTCACGCAGCTTGAAGAGCTTTgcggacaaaaaaaaaaaaatgcagaaaagttTTCAGAACAAAAATGTTCCTCCGTTCGTTGGTTTTTGAGCGTTTGCTTCTCAGGTAAACGGTCACAGTTTGTCCAGGTGAAAAGGCCTCAACAACTCAActaaaagctgtgtgtgtttctttaaagaCGACAGAATGAAGACGAGAAATAGAATCATTAGTGATGacgaagaagaaagagaaaaagaaaacaacggCGGGGGCAGGAGAAATAaccagaggaaaagaaagagaatcaGTTACATTGAAGATCATTATGCTGATGAAGGAGGtagggaggaagatgaggaagacaACGAGCAGCTGGGCCCATCTGCCCAGAGCACCCGACACCAAAGGGCGCAAGTAAATCGTGagtccattttctttttttgaatgtgttttctcaGCAGAATCTGTAGTGAATTCTCCACAGAACATCGTCTatgacctgaaaacacattcacaatATTTTCTTGTAGAGTTCTGATAATGAATATCCTGAaagtcagctgtgtgtgtgcatcaccTGTGTTGTGCACTAATGTCAGTTCATGCTAAATCTAGGCATGCATGTGACCTGTGGAGGCAAAGAGGGCATCCTGGACGTAGAGAAGCTGGGCAGGAGTGAGCACAAACTAAAACTTTAAAGTTCACATcagaactttttaaaaaaaaaaaagtttttaatttctttattccttcatcctcttctctttttgtttgtgatgtgttGCTGGACGGCGACGCTGTGTTCAGGTGAGGACTGTATTCAGTGTGAAAGCCACTGGTTTTCTCCGTCTGCCTTCGAGGACTTTGCAGGTAAAGGCTTCtggaaaaaatggaaatcaACCATTTTCCATAAAGACAAACCTCTGCAAACTTTGTTTGAGGtaagacttttttctttttgtcttttgtttgtttctttatttctcatttcttttatttaatcaaaaccagcactaaataattaataatcacCATTATCACAGAAAGGAATATTAACCACTCAGGGATACAACAGGAGAAGAACTGACACCACGAAGGTAACTTCACTTTTGAATAAGATATTgattgtgtaaaataaatgtatcataCTCAATATCTACTATAAACTATACTCTCCGATACTAtgtcatcagatttttttcttaatttctccaGCCCAAGAATTTCCTGTTGTCGATTTCAGATTCAGAAAGCTCCTCTGAAGGTTTGTCTTCACGTTCTTGTTTCTGCAACTCAAACCAGAAATTGAATTAAACTCGAAGCAGAGTGCACGCCAACTTAcgattattcattttattacaaaGTAGTAATTAAGATATTAATGTATCTCTGTCAAAGTAATAGAAATACAATCTGAAGAAGAATTGGAGGACGATGATGTTCTAGACGAAGACTGGGTTCCGAGCAGGGAAGAACTGGTGCCGGAGCtagagaagggagaggaagaggaggaagaggaggaaggggctGATGGAGGAGAAGCTGAAGATGAGGACGTGCCAGCTGTGACTGATAACGGCAAAGCCAACAATGTTTTTGAAGGTGACGTTTCCCACAGGAATCTGTAGAAGCACGATGATTGACATTAATGTTGGCATGTTAAGCTACTGAGTCGCTTCTTTTGTGAACGTATGAATttcactcttcttctttcagAAATGGAAACACATTTGATCCTTTCAACATCTGCGAGAAGTGCTCTGCAGCCAGCTGTGGTTGTCCTGAAGAGGCTCAGAAAGGTGAGATGGAGAgaaattctttctttctttggatTACGACTCAAAAACACCTCGAAAGCTTTTCACACCATTAATGTTTCTCTCAGGACGAACTGAAGTAACTCACTGAAATCACTTCCACGGTCACTTCAAAGCTTCAGTTAAACAACTAGTTCAGCTGttgtttagcatgctaactaaagtttagctaatgttagcatgctaaacaacatactaagatggtgaacatggtaaataaacatgttataacTTTGCCGTTTtgggcatgttagcatgctaatgttagcttttaGCACAGAGCACATGTCTGTGTCTAAGTACAGACTGAAGCTGCATTCAGACGGACAGAGGAAGACTTCGCACCAGTctggatgtattataagaacTGAATACTGgactttataaatataaaacccccgtgaattaaaaattaataacGCAAAGAGTAAtgttcattttcacttttcttttcatgtggaGGTGCAGGTCATTTCTTTGCTGTAAATCACTTTGTGCAACATTTCTTATATGACAGTTGCTATacaaagtttattattataattattataattattactattattattattatgtctatggggaaaatgttttttcattgcaATACTGCAAGAGGCCACAGGACAAGTCGGCTAAATGGAGGTGCTGTGTCCAGCTGTTAATACACGCCCCTAACAACCATTTTACAACTGTACCAAGTGTAAGCTAGCTTGCAGCAGATGTGCCGACTGTGTTAAcgggagtgtgtctgtgtgtttgtgttcaacTCAGCGACTGACTCAACTcaaaactcacaaaaaaaactttgtccacattggttttagttttaaaacacatcacctTTGCTCGGttggtgattgtgtgtgtgctctgcttCAGACCGAGAGTGACCGACAGTCCAGCTGCACACAGCATTCACAAGGTCTGTAAATGTTATTTGTCCAACTCGAGCCACCAGAGGATACTGTAGTGTGTAATTAAATCAGTCTGATTTAGAAACTACAGTAACCCCACTTTGTAACTCCAGCAACTCTGTGGTTTGTGAACAGAGAGTTGGTGTCAGCCGCTGGAAGAGGGAacacagagtgaagaggagagagagcacgACGGTTCAGCAATAGACGACGTTTACACCACAGCAAACATACAAACCGACACCTGCCAGATGTCAGGTATTCAGGAAGAAAGAAGTAAAAGAGATAAAGGaaaagatggacagacagaaatCAAGACTGAAACGGGAAATTCTCCGAGATCTGCATCAGCTACTTCGTCCAAACCTGACACCGTTAATAAACCTGTAGACACTCCATCCATCAGCGGCCACACTGCCAACGCCTCCGTCACTGGGACACAAACAGGTTTTGCTAGCGACATGATAAGTTGGCATTACATGAAGATTCAGTTCCTTCTCTGGTAAAATGgttaaaagatatttttttttgtttaattgtaatttttgtcTCCTTGTTGGAAGCAGAGCATTGTgggaaaaaggaggaagaacagaagagaaaagagcaTCTTGACACGTCAAGCTCTGAAGCCGACGTTCAACCCTCTGCAACTGTAAACGTCCGAGACGCAACCTCAAACACAACGACCACACAGGACGAAAGCACAGAAGCAACGAGTGAGTAGCTCAGAAAACATATATAttctctgtttttatgtcttttttgtcttaaaTTACAATTTTCCATAAATGGCTTCGACTATCCGTGCAGGAGATTCCACTAAACCTCAGAGAGCGCCGGTTGATGACCCGGGACACACAGGTGCCACAACCTGCGGCCGTGATGAGGCACAATTACAAGTGATGAATCAAGACACAAGGTAATGTCTAATAATCACGTTATTTGGATGAACGAAGATGCTTAATTGATACTCATGGCcgtaaaatatttttcttccaCAGAGATCCGCAAACAGCCCGAGCCTCGGACACGGAGGGGGGTCCGTCCTCTAGACGCTCCGCTAGCATTAATCTGGACACACTGGATCTTGATCAATTAAAgcgagagaaaataaaaatgcaaatgaaagtTTTAAAACTACAAGAGGAATATTACACTCTGAAAATTCAGGAATTTAGAAAGTAAAGTTGTTTATGTTTAGGTTGACAGTCACTTATGGACGAAGTGGGACAAGCATTATTCACACCTATTGCTTCATTATAAACGACAGGTTACTCAGGAATCACGGAGTTTGTTGTTCACTGCTCCACCTTAAAGGACAGTATGTCATGTGATTTTAATGAATTTACAAAAAGCATTTGATGCTGTGGCTTTGTATCCATCAGCACTGAAATGGTTTTCTTCATACTTACAAATATacatttacaatatatatatatatgtacatacatatacacaagtATTGCTTGGAATGAtttttattgttggttttattGATGATGGtacacattgtgttttttatatggATGTAATTGTAGAACGATATGACTGACTTACCTGGACGGCTGCATCagagctgttgtttttacataaaGGAAGGATGATGGGTCTTTGCTGTGTTGTCCTtgggttctctctctctctcaccatgATGAGACTCCCTCAGTGGGCGGTGCTTGCTGTTACCTCAAAAGCAAGTGGTGAGCCGTCGGCAGGAAATCCCAACACACCTTTCTGTGGaaggtgtgtgcatgtctttgcCCGAGCACCAcctctgtgctgttgtgttgttttttctagAGCTGAACACTTTGCAGATTTGTTTCCTACTCTGCAGAAAACACTACAACACtgggatgaggatgatgaacatttgaaaaagagaaatgggTGTGCTCTGACTCTGAAAACGATAAGTAAACTAGTGTATCAACAGAGTcatgcttttatgttttatgagaAAACCTGACTCAACGTCTGGTGACAACAGGAGTTTACTGTTTCATTACACATGACAAGGACACGAATCAGCTGTCACTGATgtcaatattaaaatgttttggaaTATCTTTATAATTTACTGGCTCTTTTACTTGGCTGATCTTACAGCTCTTTGTTTACACATCTCAGTGAAAATGATTTGAGTTCATTATTAACCTAAAAACTGAAGATTCACTCCAGACCATAAGTATGTGGACAGTTATGAATTATAAATGAGAACAGAAGTGCTCTGCACAGCTGCAAACAACATTAAGTACGCCCTTCCCAGATAATGGAGCTGGTTCACTTGGCAAACACAGTGATCAATAGTAAAGCAGCTTACCTCAAAGCAAGACCCCACACGTCTCAGGCTGCGGAGAAACCCAGGTGCAGTGTGGGAGAGCCGCGCCCTGAATCCAGCTGCCAATCAATTTTCTCAAATCACGAAAATACCGAAAGTCAGTATATTTATTACCATGTTTGCATCCAGGTGTAACAAAcactaaaaaacacaatacaggtccttattttgtacatttgtatttacaGATCAATCTGAGAGCTTAACCACTGCTACAGCTGCTACTCTGtcatatcttcttcttcttcctcctcctcatcatcttcatcaa
This region includes:
- the LOC130184522 gene encoding uncharacterized protein LOC130184522 isoform X1, which produces MEGNLQGGGSDLATMHVKTEAVDENSSALVLGSQEPPACRGGGGGGGGGGGGGGVDQTAGELPDTELHAATTTAPVLLYPVSTDRFFTTSGDGKTYLKIAPASVMPPAPSEKTLPAGSDFSSKAVLCLIEAVGRRWGLYETRERSQLFQSVQEEMASKGHVLPVEKIRRKWNNLIVTYKRVKDRSRETGHAKTSWEFFDLMDATLCDTVGTQIINNKRNKGGSTVSTLPCPLAKIAAKPQLPQPPTIIRPNGDFTVTGALESVGQGAATSQIISSTSTMSSVTTATVSPTNTPEVKPLIVLNGDIVTTSIHPATIVPSPSFISSPCFTETASTSPSLGATSHTDLNTSRYGSRKAPSFSSGVIPFRLSAAPVSNTQKILGLSSSFSPTSSCLTSSAATSLSAKTISGTEGPNQKGSEEQSSAVLLQEILKRQEEQAYLDRVARRRVEAREKRRERREVRMAESLGRIATALELLSSKQDTVIALLQRLADRK
- the LOC130184694 gene encoding GTPase IMAP family member 9-like produces the protein MPGPEQKDGEEEVKPRRIMLLGKSGAGKSSSGNTILGKQAFKSDMKLTRVTRHCEKGDVEVEEVPVTVIDTPGLFEKDGDQKEITGKILQSVRFLEPGPHAFVYVVPLGRLTQEDQNTISLIQTMFGPRVWDYTIVLFTHGDRLQGKTINDIITESDDNLRNFIRKCSGGFHVFNNKNPEDLDQVTGFMAKIQTLVALNGGKHYNKKLYPTKERNIRERQERILKEKEKEITNTEKQLEQHYKGEELEEMRKDLWRKEEAAARLAAEKQGIYVVLSLLVLAVVVLITGLAVCSEAAVGLIVVIITWIFFKGFPTFFRKIPSFRSILNKIS